Proteins encoded within one genomic window of Carassius gibelio isolate Cgi1373 ecotype wild population from Czech Republic chromosome A4, carGib1.2-hapl.c, whole genome shotgun sequence:
- the LOC127975685 gene encoding neuronal cell adhesion molecule isoform X1 translates to MDRKRSCTLCGGAVMLLLLGHMTNALEVPLDPKVLEGLPQPPTITHQSPKDYIIDPRENIIIHCEAKGKPHPSFSWTRNGTHFDVEKDSKVIMKPNSGTLVIDISGEKAEAYEGVYQCIARNEHGSALSNNIVIRQSRSPLWSKEKVEPITVQRGMSLVLQCRPPAGLPPPIIFWMDNNFQRLPQNSRVSQALNGDLYFSNVLMDDNRNDYICYARFPHTQTIQQKQPITVNVLDNSPSGERAPTFMQPPGMHSTSMVLKGDTLQLECIADGLPTPDISWSKVNGELPSGRFSFHSFQKTLKITEVTDADGGDYRCLARNRLGSNHHIITVVVRAAPFWISAPQNLILAPKESGMLTCRADGNPKPTVTWSVNGIPIENSHKDPSRKIENGNIILSDVQTGSSAVYQCNASNEYGYLLGNAFVSVLAEPPRVLTPPNHVYSVITNSRALLDCASFGSPLPKITWFKNGQSVLDGDLYIIHKNNTLEINVARPVHSGKYTCIASNSLGNKENHVYLEVKEPTRILRQPEYKVVQRNSVAEFECKVKHDPTLIPSMIWLKDNMELPDDSRFEVGSDSLTIRDVREDDEGNYTCIRNTTLDQDSASAMLTVVEATPTPPIIMEQPDPPTDLELTDQREHSVRLTWTPGYENNSPIQLFLIQYEDSLHKPGVWVNMTEVSGTRTTVNLELSPYVYYSFRVLALNEVGLSQPSAPSRQYRTNPAQPDVNPSDVEVIGTSPDSLTITWKELTGLESNGPGLQYNVSWRQKDVDQQWNSLSLANVSQYVVTGTPTFTPYEVTVQAVNDYGPGPTPEVVLGYSGEDLPTMAPENVKVSVQNGTMAVVSWDAVPLSTVQGRLNGYKVSYWNLRSLHKQDPEPKKPQELIFQENETESLLLGLHPYSQYNLNIRAFNGKGDGPSSPNQIFETPEGVPGPPADLKVENLNLDSLVVKWAPPVEYNGHLTGYLFKYQPINTTDELGPLKELLLAANETSVTLDNLKHSTRYKFYLNAKTVKGYGPTVTEEGVTIMDEALIRHPAVEAGKDSAPPTPPPTPPVTQFLQPPFHKAPPAGRMFGSVNSSVEENHAVISWEYSGPDRNVYVEYVVDNSKDPWKTEYVNGTRTYQIRGLKPGMSYRVRVVAKDHSDATVHSTEELLITVPAMTSKQVDIATQGWFIGLMCAIALLILVLLIVCFIKRNKGGKYPVKEKEDAHQDPEIQPMKDDDGTFGEYSDTEDHKPLKGSRTPSNGTVKKDDSDDSLVDYGEGGDGQFNEDGSFIGQYSGKKEKDTAEGNESSEAPSPVNAMNSFV, encoded by the exons ATGGACAGGAAGAGGAGTTGCACGCTTTGTGGAGGAGctgtgatgctgctgctgctgggtcACATGACCAATGCATTAGAAGTGCCTCTAGATC ctaaagttCTGGAGGGAT TGCCTCAGCCTCCCACAATAACTCATCAGTCCCCCAAGGATTACATCATTGACCCTCGGGAGAACATCATTATCCACTGCGAGGCGAAAGGAAAGCCTCATCCCAG CTTTTCATGGACTCGTAATGGCACTCATTTCGATGTGGAAAAGGATTCCAAAGTTATCATGAAGCCCAACTCAGGCACTCTGGTCATTGACATTAGTGGAGAGAAGGCAGAGGCATATGAGGGTGTTTACCAGTGCATCGCCCGCAACGAGCACGGCTCTGCCTTGTCCAATAACATTGTCATCCGTCAGTCAA GGTCCCCCTTGTGGTCAAAAGAGAAAGTtgaaccaatcacagtgcagAGGGGTATGTCTCTTGTACTGCAGTGCAGACCCCCAGCTGGCCTCCCTCCTCCAATCATCTTCTGGATGGATAACA ATTTCCAGAGACTTCCCCAAAACAGCCGTGTGTCCCAGGCTTTAAACGGAGACCTGTATTTCTCCAACGTGCTCATGGATGACAACAGAAACGACTACATCTGCTACGCCCGCTTCCCACACACTCAGACTATCCAGCAGAAACAGCCGATCACTGTCAATGTCCTCGACA ACAGTCCTTCTGGGGAGAGAGCGCCCACTTTCATGCAGCCACCAGGAATGCACAGTACCAGCATGGTCCTGAAAGGAGACACGCTGCAGCTGGAATGCATCGCTGATGGCCT TCCAACGCCAGATATCTCCTGGAGCAAGGTGAACGGGGAACTGCCAAGCGGCCGTTTTTCATTTCACAGTTTCCAGAAAACTCTGAAGATAACAGAGGTGACGGACGCGGATGGGGGAGATTACCGCTGTTTAGCCAGGAATCGCCTGGGGAGCAACCATCACATCATCACTGTAGTGGTCAGAG CGGCTCCCTTTTGGATCAGTGCCCCTCAGAACCTCATCCTCGCGCCGAAAGAATCTGGGATGCTCACCTGCCGGGCGGATGGCAACCCCAAACCAACGGTCACATGGTCTGTCAATGGAATTCCCATTGAAA ACTCCCATAAGGACCCCAGTCGGAAAATCGAAAATGGCAATATCATCCTCAGTGATGTTCAGACCGGCTCGAGCGCTGTTTACCAGTGCAACGCCTCCAATGAGTACGGTTATCTGCTGGGCAATGCCTTCGTCAGTGTCCTGG CTGAACCTCCAAGGGTGCTGACCCCTCCAAATCATGTGTACTCCGTCATCACTAACAGTAGAGCTTTGTTAGACTGTGCTTCGTTCGGCTCACCACTTCCAAAAATCACATG GTTTAAAAACGGTCAGAGCGTGCTGGATGGAGACTTGTACATCATTCATAAGAACAATACCTTAGAGATCAATGTGGCTCGACCAGTACACAGTGGCAAATACACCTGCATTGCCTCAAACAGTCTTGGCAACAAAGAAAATCATGTTTACCTGGAAGTGAAAG AGCCTACACGGATCCTCAGACAGCCTGAGTATAAAGTGGTCCAGAGAAACAGCGTGGCTGAGTTTGAGTGTAAGGTCAAACATGACCCCACTCTCATTCCCTCCATGATATGGCTCAAAGACAATATGGAGCTTCCCGATGACTCTCG atTTGAGGTGGGCTCTGATAGTCTGACTATACGTGACGTGAGAGAGGATGATGAAGGCAACTACACCTGCATCAGAAACACCACCCTTGACCAAGATTCAGCCAGCGCCATGCTCACAGTAGTCG AGGCCACACCAACACCACCTATAATTATGg AGCAACCGGATCCACCTACAGACCTGGAGCTGACAGACCAACGAGAGCACAGTGTTCGGCTTACATGGACCCCTGGTTATGAAAACAATAGTCCTATTCAAC TGTTCCTGATCCAGTATGAAGATTCGCTCCACAAGCCTGGAGTATGGGTCAATATGACCGAAGTCTCAGGAACCAGAACCACAGTGAACTTGGAGCTTTCCCCGTATGTGTATTACTCCTTCAGGGTCCTGGCACTCAATGAAGTGGGTCTGAGTCAACCCAGCGCTCCATCTAGACAGTACAGAACCAACCCTGCAC AGCCTGACGTGAATCCATCAGACGTTGAAGTCATTGGAACATCACCTGACAGCCTGACAATAACTTGGAAG GAGCTGACTGGGCTGGAGTCGAACGGTCCAGGCCTACAGTACAACGTGAGCTGGAGACAGAAAGATGTGGATCAGCAATGGAATTCACTCTCTCTGGCCAATGTCTCGCAGTATGTGGTGACAGGAACGCCCACTTTTACGCCTTATGAAGTCACCGTGCAAGCGGTCAATGACTACGGCCCTGGTCCCACACCAGAGGTAGTGCTGGGATATTCAGGAGAGGACT TACCAACTATGGCCCCGGAGAACGTAAAAGTTTCTGTTCAGAATGGGACGATGGCTGTAGTGAGCTGGGACGCTGTTCCTCTTTCAACAGTACAGGGACGACTGAATGGATATAAG GTGAGTTACTGGAATTTGAGAAGCCTACACAAGCAAGACCCTGAGCCCAAGAAACCACAGGAGCTCATCTTTCAAGAAAATGAGACGGAGAGTCTTCTGCTTGGCCTTCATCCCTACAGCCAGTACAACCTCAACATTAGAGCCTTCAACGGGAAAGGAGACGGACCCAGCAGCCCCAATCAGATATTTGAAACACCAGAGGGAG ttcctgGGCCTCCTGCAGATTTAAAAGTTGAAAATCTGAACCTGGACTCACTTGTTGTGAAGTGGGCGCCACCTGTAGAATATAACGGTCACCTGACAGGATACTTGTTCAAATACCAGCCTA TCAACACAACAGATGAACTTGGGCCGCTGAAAGAGCTGCTTCTAGCAGCAAACGAGACCAGCGTCACTCTGGACAACCTCAAGCACAGCACACGCTACAAGTTCTATTTGAACGCCAAGACTGTCAAGGGCTACGGCCCCACTGTCACAGAAGAGGGTGTCACAATCATGGACGAAG CATTAATTCGTCATCCCGCAGTAGAGGCGGGAAAAG ACTCAGCCCCCCCTACACCACCACCAACCCCCCCTGTCACTCAATTTTTGCAGCCCCCGTTTCACAAGG CGCCACCTGCGGGTCGGATGTTTGGGAGTGTAAACTCCTCAGTGGAGGAGAACCATGCTGTGATAAGCTGGGAATACTCGGGGCCGGATAGGAATGTTTATGTGGAATATGTTGTTGATAACA GTAAAGATCCCTGGAAAACAGAGTATGTAAATGGCACTCGGACATATCAGATTAGAGGACTAAAGCCGGGGATGTCCTATAGGGTTCGGGTGGTAGCCAAAGACCACTCAGACGCAACGGTCCACAGTACAGAGGAGCTGTTGATTACAGTTCCAG CTATGACTAGCAAGCAGGTTGACATAGCCACACAGGGCTGGTTTATCGGGCTGATGTGTGCTATTGCTTTACTGATCCTGGTGCTCCTCATCGTTTGCTTTATAAAGAGGAACAAAGGAGGCAAATATCCAG taaaagaaaaagaagatgcCCATCAAGACCCAGAAATCCAGCCCATGAAAGATGATGATGGGACATTTGGGGAGTACAG TGACACAGAGGATCACAAGCCCTTGAAAGGCAGCCGGACCCCATCCAACGGGACGGTCAAGAAGGACGACAGTGACGACAGCCTGGTGGATTATGGCGAGGGAGGAGACGGCCAGTTCAACGAGGACGGCTCGTTCATCGGCCAGTACAGCGGGAAGAAGGAGAAAGACACGGCGGAAGGCAACGAGAGTTCAGAGGCTCCTTCTCCAGTCAATGCCATGAACTCCTTTGTGTAA
- the LOC127975685 gene encoding neuronal cell adhesion molecule isoform X11 — MDRKRSCTLCGGAVMLLLLGHMTNALEVPLDPKVLEGLPQPPTITHQSPKDYIIDPRENIIIHCEAKGKPHPSFSWTRNGTHFDVEKDSKVIMKPNSGTLVIDISGEKAEAYEGVYQCIARNEHGSALSNNIVIRQSRSPLWSKEKVEPITVQRGMSLVLQCRPPAGLPPPIIFWMDNNFQRLPQNSRVSQALNGDLYFSNVLMDDNRNDYICYARFPHTQTIQQKQPITVNVLDIEAMNDTVLAPFLNGSDFWGDSPSGERAPTFMQPPGMHSTSMVLKGDTLQLECIADGLPTPDISWSKVNGELPSGRFSFHSFQKTLKITEVTDADGGDYRCLARNRLGSNHHIITVVVRAAPFWISAPQNLILAPKESGMLTCRADGNPKPTVTWSVNGIPIENSHKDPSRKIENGNIILSDVQTGSSAVYQCNASNEYGYLLGNAFVSVLAEPPRVLTPPNHVYSVITNSRALLDCASFGSPLPKITWFKNGQSVLDGDLYIIHKNNTLEINVARPVHSGKYTCIASNSLGNKENHVYLEVKEPTRILRQPEYKVVQRNSVAEFECKVKHDPTLIPSMIWLKDNMELPDDSRFEVGSDSLTIRDVREDDEGNYTCIRNTTLDQDSASAMLTVVEATPTPPIIMEQPDPPTDLELTDQREHSVRLTWTPGYENNSPIQLFLIQYEDSLHKPGVWVNMTEVSGTRTTVNLELSPYVYYSFRVLALNEVGLSQPSAPSRQYRTNPAQPDVNPSDVEVIGTSPDSLTITWKELTGLESNGPGLQYNVSWRQKDVDQQWNSLSLANVSQYVVTGTPTFTPYEVTVQAVNDYGPGPTPEVVLGYSGEDLPTMAPENVKVSVQNGTMAVVSWDAVPLSTVQGRLNGYKVSYWNLRSLHKQDPEPKKPQELIFQENETESLLLGLHPYSQYNLNIRAFNGKGDGPSSPNQIFETPEGVPGPPADLKVENLNLDSLVVKWAPPVEYNGHLTGYLFKYQPINTTDELGPLKELLLAANETSVTLDNLKHSTRYKFYLNAKTVKGYGPTVTEEGVTIMDEALIRHPAVEAGKDSAPPTPPPTPPVTQFLQPPFHKAPPAGRMFGSVNSSVEENHAVISWEYSGPDRNVYVEYVVDNSKDPWKTEYVNGTRTYQIRGLKPGMSYRVRVVAKDHSDATVHSTEELLITVPAMTSKQVDIATQGWFIGLMCAIALLILVLLIVCFIKRNKGGKYPVKEKEDAHQDPEIQPMKDDDGTFGEYSDTEDHKPLKGSRTPSNGTVKKDDSDDSLVDYGEGGDGQFNEDGSFIGQYSGKKEKDTAEGNESSEAPSPVNAMNSFV; from the exons ATGGACAGGAAGAGGAGTTGCACGCTTTGTGGAGGAGctgtgatgctgctgctgctgggtcACATGACCAATGCATTAGAAGTGCCTCTAGATC ctaaagttCTGGAGGGAT TGCCTCAGCCTCCCACAATAACTCATCAGTCCCCCAAGGATTACATCATTGACCCTCGGGAGAACATCATTATCCACTGCGAGGCGAAAGGAAAGCCTCATCCCAG CTTTTCATGGACTCGTAATGGCACTCATTTCGATGTGGAAAAGGATTCCAAAGTTATCATGAAGCCCAACTCAGGCACTCTGGTCATTGACATTAGTGGAGAGAAGGCAGAGGCATATGAGGGTGTTTACCAGTGCATCGCCCGCAACGAGCACGGCTCTGCCTTGTCCAATAACATTGTCATCCGTCAGTCAA GGTCCCCCTTGTGGTCAAAAGAGAAAGTtgaaccaatcacagtgcagAGGGGTATGTCTCTTGTACTGCAGTGCAGACCCCCAGCTGGCCTCCCTCCTCCAATCATCTTCTGGATGGATAACA ATTTCCAGAGACTTCCCCAAAACAGCCGTGTGTCCCAGGCTTTAAACGGAGACCTGTATTTCTCCAACGTGCTCATGGATGACAACAGAAACGACTACATCTGCTACGCCCGCTTCCCACACACTCAGACTATCCAGCAGAAACAGCCGATCACTGTCAATGTCCTCGACA TTGAAGCTATGAATGACACTGTGTTGGCACCTTTTTTGAATGGCTCAGATTTTTGGGGTG ACAGTCCTTCTGGGGAGAGAGCGCCCACTTTCATGCAGCCACCAGGAATGCACAGTACCAGCATGGTCCTGAAAGGAGACACGCTGCAGCTGGAATGCATCGCTGATGGCCT TCCAACGCCAGATATCTCCTGGAGCAAGGTGAACGGGGAACTGCCAAGCGGCCGTTTTTCATTTCACAGTTTCCAGAAAACTCTGAAGATAACAGAGGTGACGGACGCGGATGGGGGAGATTACCGCTGTTTAGCCAGGAATCGCCTGGGGAGCAACCATCACATCATCACTGTAGTGGTCAGAG CGGCTCCCTTTTGGATCAGTGCCCCTCAGAACCTCATCCTCGCGCCGAAAGAATCTGGGATGCTCACCTGCCGGGCGGATGGCAACCCCAAACCAACGGTCACATGGTCTGTCAATGGAATTCCCATTGAAA ACTCCCATAAGGACCCCAGTCGGAAAATCGAAAATGGCAATATCATCCTCAGTGATGTTCAGACCGGCTCGAGCGCTGTTTACCAGTGCAACGCCTCCAATGAGTACGGTTATCTGCTGGGCAATGCCTTCGTCAGTGTCCTGG CTGAACCTCCAAGGGTGCTGACCCCTCCAAATCATGTGTACTCCGTCATCACTAACAGTAGAGCTTTGTTAGACTGTGCTTCGTTCGGCTCACCACTTCCAAAAATCACATG GTTTAAAAACGGTCAGAGCGTGCTGGATGGAGACTTGTACATCATTCATAAGAACAATACCTTAGAGATCAATGTGGCTCGACCAGTACACAGTGGCAAATACACCTGCATTGCCTCAAACAGTCTTGGCAACAAAGAAAATCATGTTTACCTGGAAGTGAAAG AGCCTACACGGATCCTCAGACAGCCTGAGTATAAAGTGGTCCAGAGAAACAGCGTGGCTGAGTTTGAGTGTAAGGTCAAACATGACCCCACTCTCATTCCCTCCATGATATGGCTCAAAGACAATATGGAGCTTCCCGATGACTCTCG atTTGAGGTGGGCTCTGATAGTCTGACTATACGTGACGTGAGAGAGGATGATGAAGGCAACTACACCTGCATCAGAAACACCACCCTTGACCAAGATTCAGCCAGCGCCATGCTCACAGTAGTCG AGGCCACACCAACACCACCTATAATTATGg AGCAACCGGATCCACCTACAGACCTGGAGCTGACAGACCAACGAGAGCACAGTGTTCGGCTTACATGGACCCCTGGTTATGAAAACAATAGTCCTATTCAAC TGTTCCTGATCCAGTATGAAGATTCGCTCCACAAGCCTGGAGTATGGGTCAATATGACCGAAGTCTCAGGAACCAGAACCACAGTGAACTTGGAGCTTTCCCCGTATGTGTATTACTCCTTCAGGGTCCTGGCACTCAATGAAGTGGGTCTGAGTCAACCCAGCGCTCCATCTAGACAGTACAGAACCAACCCTGCAC AGCCTGACGTGAATCCATCAGACGTTGAAGTCATTGGAACATCACCTGACAGCCTGACAATAACTTGGAAG GAGCTGACTGGGCTGGAGTCGAACGGTCCAGGCCTACAGTACAACGTGAGCTGGAGACAGAAAGATGTGGATCAGCAATGGAATTCACTCTCTCTGGCCAATGTCTCGCAGTATGTGGTGACAGGAACGCCCACTTTTACGCCTTATGAAGTCACCGTGCAAGCGGTCAATGACTACGGCCCTGGTCCCACACCAGAGGTAGTGCTGGGATATTCAGGAGAGGACT TACCAACTATGGCCCCGGAGAACGTAAAAGTTTCTGTTCAGAATGGGACGATGGCTGTAGTGAGCTGGGACGCTGTTCCTCTTTCAACAGTACAGGGACGACTGAATGGATATAAG GTGAGTTACTGGAATTTGAGAAGCCTACACAAGCAAGACCCTGAGCCCAAGAAACCACAGGAGCTCATCTTTCAAGAAAATGAGACGGAGAGTCTTCTGCTTGGCCTTCATCCCTACAGCCAGTACAACCTCAACATTAGAGCCTTCAACGGGAAAGGAGACGGACCCAGCAGCCCCAATCAGATATTTGAAACACCAGAGGGAG ttcctgGGCCTCCTGCAGATTTAAAAGTTGAAAATCTGAACCTGGACTCACTTGTTGTGAAGTGGGCGCCACCTGTAGAATATAACGGTCACCTGACAGGATACTTGTTCAAATACCAGCCTA TCAACACAACAGATGAACTTGGGCCGCTGAAAGAGCTGCTTCTAGCAGCAAACGAGACCAGCGTCACTCTGGACAACCTCAAGCACAGCACACGCTACAAGTTCTATTTGAACGCCAAGACTGTCAAGGGCTACGGCCCCACTGTCACAGAAGAGGGTGTCACAATCATGGACGAAG CATTAATTCGTCATCCCGCAGTAGAGGCGGGAAAAG ACTCAGCCCCCCCTACACCACCACCAACCCCCCCTGTCACTCAATTTTTGCAGCCCCCGTTTCACAAGG CGCCACCTGCGGGTCGGATGTTTGGGAGTGTAAACTCCTCAGTGGAGGAGAACCATGCTGTGATAAGCTGGGAATACTCGGGGCCGGATAGGAATGTTTATGTGGAATATGTTGTTGATAACA GTAAAGATCCCTGGAAAACAGAGTATGTAAATGGCACTCGGACATATCAGATTAGAGGACTAAAGCCGGGGATGTCCTATAGGGTTCGGGTGGTAGCCAAAGACCACTCAGACGCAACGGTCCACAGTACAGAGGAGCTGTTGATTACAGTTCCAG CTATGACTAGCAAGCAGGTTGACATAGCCACACAGGGCTGGTTTATCGGGCTGATGTGTGCTATTGCTTTACTGATCCTGGTGCTCCTCATCGTTTGCTTTATAAAGAGGAACAAAGGAGGCAAATATCCAG taaaagaaaaagaagatgcCCATCAAGACCCAGAAATCCAGCCCATGAAAGATGATGATGGGACATTTGGGGAGTACAG TGACACAGAGGATCACAAGCCCTTGAAAGGCAGCCGGACCCCATCCAACGGGACGGTCAAGAAGGACGACAGTGACGACAGCCTGGTGGATTATGGCGAGGGAGGAGACGGCCAGTTCAACGAGGACGGCTCGTTCATCGGCCAGTACAGCGGGAAGAAGGAGAAAGACACGGCGGAAGGCAACGAGAGTTCAGAGGCTCCTTCTCCAGTCAATGCCATGAACTCCTTTGTGTAA